In a genomic window of Quercus lobata isolate SW786 chromosome 4, ValleyOak3.0 Primary Assembly, whole genome shotgun sequence:
- the LOC115986097 gene encoding beta-amyrin 28-monooxygenase-like, with protein MDFFSNLLHLVLLCISFSLIFLIYKQKSTRAKFPPGKKGWPVIGETLEFGMAGKRGTPEMFINNRMSKYSQDLFKTSLFGENMAVFCGASGNKFLFSNENKHVISWLPPFLLKVTLPESLENISPEDSIKIRKAVVEFLMPETLQYFIPIMDSMAKKHLETDWSPYKQVKVLPLSMKYTFALACRLFMSITDPNHVTTFADPFALIVDGLTSVPINIPGTNFNRAIKAGKVIHQELLEVIQQRKKDLLSENNATVARDFITHTLLALDENGRSVMNDLLISSNIVGLLLAGHDTTSSAITFVLKYLADFPHVYNEVLKEQMEIARSKGPNDLLNWDDIKKMKYSWNVAREAMRLIPPSSGTFREAITDFTYAGFTIPKGWKAYWTPHSTHKNPKYFPNPEKFDPSRFESNGPAPYTFVPFGGGPRICPGREYARLEILVFMHNVVTRFKWEKAILDEKITCKLSPIPVDGLPIYLKPHNHIY; from the exons ATGGATTTCTTTTCAAACCTGCTGCACCTTGTACTCCTTTGTATTTCCTTCTCACTCATCTTTCTCATCTATAAACAAAAATCAACTCGTGCCAAGTTTCCACCAGGTAAAAAGGGATGGCCTGTGATTGGGGAAACACTGGAATTTGGCATGGCTGGGAAAAGAGGCACACCAGAGATGTTCATTAACAACAGAATGAGCAAATACTCGCAGGATCTCTTCAAAACCTCACTGTTTGGTGAGAACATGGCTGTGTTTTGTGGTGCTTCAGGAAACAAGTTTCTGTTCTCCAATGAGAACAAACATGTCATCTCTTGGTTGCCGCCTTTCTTGCTAAAAGTTACCCTTCCAGAATCTCTTGAAAACATTTCCCCTGAAGATTCTATTAAAATAAGGAAGGCTGTGGTTGAATTTCTCATGCCGGAAACTCTTCAATATTTCATACCTATCATGGACTCCATGGCAAAGAAACACTTGGAGACAGATTGGTCTCCTTACAAACAAGTCAAGGTTTTGCCACTTTCAATGAAGTATACCTTTGCACTGGCTTGTAGGTTGTTTATGAGTATCACAGATCCCAACCATGTGACAACATTTGCTGATCCCTTTGCCCTTATCGTAGATGGTTTAACGTCTGTGCCTATAAATATCCCAGGCACAAACTTTAACCGCGCCATTAAAGCAGGCAAAGTTATTCACCAGGAGCTTTTAGAAGTAATCCAACAGAGGAAGAAAGATCTGCTATCAGAGAATAATGCGACGGTTGCTCGTGACTTTATAACTCACACGCTTCTTGCATTAGATGAGAACGGCAGGTCAGTTATGAACGACTTGTTAATTTCTAGCAACATTGTGGGCTTACTTCTTGCTGGACATGATACCACTAGTTCTGCCATCACATTCGTGTTGAAGTATCTAGCAGACTTCCCTCATGTTTACAATGAGGTCTTAAAAG AGCAAATGGAAATTGCAAGATCTAAGGGTCCGAATGATTTGTTGAATTGGGATGACATTAAGAAAATGAAGTACTCTTGGAATGTGGCGCGTGAGGCAATGAGGCTAATACCGCCTTCTTCAGGAACATTTAGAGAGGCTATAACGGACTTCACTTATGCAGGATTTACTATTCCTAAAGGGTGGAAG GCATATTGGACTCCACATTCAACACACAAAAATCCTAAATACTTTCCCAATCCTGAGAAATTTGATCCTTCAAGATTTGAAAGTAATGGTCCAGCACCTTACACATTTGTACCATTTGGAGGAGGACCTAGAATTTGCCCTGGGAGGGAGTATGCTCGATTAGAAATACTAGTGTTTATGCATAATGTGGTGACAAGATTCAAGTGGGAGAAAGCAATTTTGGATGAAAAGATTACTTGCAAACTATCGCCTATTCCTGTTGATGGTCTTCCGATTTACCTTAAGcctcataatcatatatattag